The Balearica regulorum gibbericeps isolate bBalReg1 chromosome 17, bBalReg1.pri, whole genome shotgun sequence region ACTTGGGATTTGGGAATCCTTGGATGGAAATCCGAGGCAACCGAccgggggggaaaaaaggggcaATTTATATTCAGGGATATTTTAGGGATGCCCTGTTTCCCTGGGGATTCTCCATGCTTTTCTCTAACATGGCTGTTTCTACTCCCCTTGAGCAGGCAGCGCAGCTTTTGTAGGCTTTGAAGTCATATTAAAACCGATACTTTTAAGgcattttaatacatttcagtGGACCTTTCATTTTGCTAATTCAAGCCAGGAACCTTTTTATGCTTGCCACTGACGTGAATTTGCGAATAGGCCTGCACTGAACATTGATCTCATTACCTGCACCCGAGCGCTCACGAAAACAAACCGTTGCCATCGCAGCGGTGTGTTTGAAGTCAAAACTTAATAAACTCCGTGTGTTTTGAGAGATTTGAAGGGATCCTTGCAGCCGAGTGGTCTTGCCCTTCTCGGGGCTCCCCAGTTGAACCCACAGACATTGCTCGGCTTTGCTCCGCGAGGAATGGTCCCCAGCTCATGGGCTAAAATGAAACTGTGAAGCCAAGTACCCAGAGAGTGAAATTCCTCCGATGCCGGTGATGCCAAGGATCACCGCATTTTCAGCTGTGGCAAAGtcacacccacacccacacacaccccccccccgtacAGTAACTCAAAAGCTACCAAACTCCATCTGAAACGTTTCTGATAAAGTCATTTGGAACTTTTTTAGCTGCTTTCAAGCCCGAGCAGCGGGAGACCCTGCAGATGCTCTCCCTATGCATCCAGGAAAACTCTACCACCGGCATCCCGTGTGCGCGCAGCGGTGCCTCGACGGCTCGAGGTGCTCTCCGAGCACCTCGAGCCGTCGAGGCACCGctgcgcgcacacacacgtgtCCCAGGGGAAGGTGGGAGTGCCGGTTACTGCTGCtcccccccgctgccgcccctCCGGTACCGGCTCCTACGGAGGATGCTCGGACCGAGCATCGAGCTGCAGCAGCGGGATGGAGCCGGGCGGGAGGGGACCGCAAGGGGCGGGGCCAGGGGCAGATCGGGGGCGGGGCGATagggaggggcggggccagTCCGGCGGGGTTGGGGCGAGGGGATAGGGCGGGGCGAGCCCCGGGGGCGGGGCTATTGAGCCGGGCGGTGGCGGGAGGAGCGGAGCGTACGCGCATGCGCACGGCGGGTGGCGCCCGGCCCGGCGATGGAGCGGTTCGGTGCCGGTGGCGGCGCGGGGGGGTACGAGGCGGCGGCGGAGCAGCAGCTGTCCCGGCAGCAGGAGCGGCACTACCGGCTGTTGTCGGAGCTGCAGGCGCTGGTGAAGGCGCTGCCCAGGTGAGCGGAGGGTGGTGGGggtgcggcggcggcggggccggtgcCGGAACTGAGCCGGTGCCGTGCCCGGGGCCGTTCCCGGTAGCCCCTGCCAGCAGCGCCTTTCCTACACGACGCTGAGTGACCTGGCGCTGGCGCTGCTGGACGGGACCGTCTTCGAGATCGTGCAGGGCCTGCTGGAGATCCAGCACCTCACCGAGAAGAACCTCTACAGCCAGcggctgcagctgcacagcgAGCACCGCGgtgggccgggggggccggggggccgggggtgggCAGGCCCCCGGGGGGGCTGAGGGCGGGAGCAGGCCCGAGGCACCGGGGAGAGGCGGgcggcaccggggggggggggggggggaggaccaccggggctgcagggcggaggggggcggcgggcgcgggcAGGCCCGGGGCTTGCGGGCGGCACGGCGGGAGGTGGGCCCGGGGCACCGGGGGGCAGGCGCGGGGCGCTTAGGGGCGGGGGGAcaccgcggggcgggggggggggggacccacGGGGCGGGGGGCCGTGGCGGCGGCGTTCCCTGAGCCGCAGCCCGTCCCCGTGGCAGGGCTGAAGCAGGAGCTGTTCCACCGGCACAAGGAGgcccagcagtgctgcaggcCCCACAACCTGCCGCTCCTCCGCGCCGCCCAGCAGCGGGAGATGGAGgtaaggggggggggcgggccccttcccggggggctgcgggaccCCTCCTGCATCgcagcagcatctccagagGGTTGAACGAgttgtgtgtgtcccccccgcaGCCTTGGGACCCACCAGCCATCCTGCCTGGTCTTGCTAGCTCAGCCCCGGGTTCCCCCGCCCCGGCCTGGGGGTGCCCCCCTCTTGCTCTGCCCTCTGTCCCCccaggagcgggggggggccgggctCTTGCCATCCGGGATCGCCACGGTCCAGGCGTGATCTGGGAATCGCAGAAGCTCAGGAGCCCGCTCCAAGAGAGCGATGCTTTCCACAATAATGAGCCTGCGTTACAAGACGGGCTGGAGCCTGGATGGGGTTAGAGAGCAAGGTGATAGAACACACGGAGAAGGGGTGTGAAATCCGCTGCTGTGTTGTAGCAAGTAGAAAGCAGAGAATACTCAAAAAATCACGTTTTACTTAGCAGCACTGGTAAGGAGGAACTGCCTTGAGATATGTAAGCATAGGAATAGTTTCTTCGAGCATCCCGAGGCATTTGGAGAAAGGTGCGAGCGGCCTGTTCAGTCCCAAAGGACTTATCTGTCTATTAGCAATAAGATAGAGGCAGTTTTATAAGGACATTGCAAGAAGCTAGTTATCTTAATCGATGGAGTTTAAACGTAGAGGGGAAGTTACTTTACCCCACGTAAGGCAAACAGATAACTATTTAAATACACGCTCTTTCCCGACCTCTGCCCACAACAAGCACCACGAAAGCGCTCGCTGTTGGATCTTTTGTTTTCCACGTCCCTTGTTTCCCATCGAGGTGACCAAAGCCAGGCTGGGCCCCATTAGCTGTCCCTGTTACTTCTGTCTCTCTGTAACTTATACTTGCAGCAAGTAATAAGCTATGCTGCCTGTTTTAAAGCGTTTCCGGGGCTGCCTTTGCTCATTAAGTAACCATATCTGTGTCGCTTCTTGTCTTAACGTCACGTGCaacttcttcctccttcctcccaccttccccctgcctttctcttctgtttttctctgccaGCTGTTATTAGAGTTACTTCTTCCCTTTATTTATCCTCTGATATTTCTGCTGTGGAGCATTTTGGGAATAGATCAATCATCGCAGTGACAATTAGTACGGGTGTAATCGGAGCTGCCCTCTGTGGTTAAAGGTTTTGAAGACCAGCTCCCGTGAGCTAGCTTGGGATTGGGCTCCCAGGAGGGGTAATACAAGATGTGGGTTTTAGATGTCTGCCTTCCTAGTGgaacactttaaaaagcatttttaaaagcttcgCCTATCGTATAGGGTTGCCAGCCACCAGAACTGAAGCAAAAGCTTGTGTTTAAGccttatttttctccaagaTTTTGGCACTTTTCTGTAGCCCAGAATCAGGTGCCAACCCCAAACAGTATGTAGACACTTaaatctgtcctttttttttgttttccaaacccAAGGAAAGTCAGTCCTCCAGCACAGCAAGTGGAGGAGGCGATGGTGTGgtgcctcctccttcccctggggcagctgggaggaaggaaagtCTTTGGGGAACGAGGGATTTGAATCCTTCCTATCTTCCACGAGGGCTGTGAACCTCTAGACTGAAGAACGTGTAAGGACAGAGCTTGCTTAGGTTCATTAGCATCCCATCGTGAAGTAGGCAATTAGCCCCTCTACCTTGCCTCTTATTGAGGCTTAAGTTGTCTTGAATTTCTTCACATTTATTCTAATAAGGTCCTGCCCCAAGTGTTTTCTCTGGAGCAGCTGATGCACGGTAATCTTATGGTGGATCACGGTCTTGTGTCCTCCTCCTGCAAAGCTTTCCCAAACCAGTGgacataattaaaaatgtaagatgCTAGTTGACTGCCGTATGTCCAAGAAGGGTTCCATGAGGTAGCTCCTGCTCCCATGTAAGTAATAATTGCTCTTTGGGTCAGGCCTTTTGCAGACAGTCGCTTACAACGTCTGTGCTCTAGAAAAACCTCGGCTCTTTTCCGGACTGCTCAGGACTGAGACCTCTGTCATTAAAATTCTGGATGTTCCCCAGGACCTGTGGCAGCGCACAGGCTTCCGGCTCCCCTCTGGGATGGGTCTCTTAAACCACCGGCTGCTGGCGTAGGAAATCCCAGACTTGGGGACTTCTCCCTGTGCAGTGAGGATAACTTACCCCGTGAACGTTTCCAGCTAAACACCtgcctctgttttctgtcttacaAAGGGGAGGCGTCGCGCgagaaaaatgttgaaactTGTACCATTTACTTCATGCAATGGAAGGAGCCTGCCTTGGTGTTTAGATGGGATTTGATGCCTCCTGACTTTCCCTGTGGCTTGCAAAAGAAGTCTGTTGCTCAGTGCAGCCCAGTAACGTTGTATTGCCTCGCCTCTGCAAACACGTGGCTTTATTTGAGCTGGGCTCTCCTCGTCCCCTGCAATCCTTCcgctctctcctcccctctccgGCAGAGTTTCTGGTAGATTGAGGTTTCCTCCAGAGCTGCTTTCCGCAGCTGCCAGAGCACAGAGTGCTCCTGGAGCGTGCCCACCGCTCCTGATTCCCGGCGTGCCTTTGATACAGCACGTGGTCGCTGTGCTCCGTTTCTTCTTCAGAGGCAATGCAGAGGCTTCTCTGCTGAGGTTTAGGTAGGTGTCGGCGAGGCAGGAGGGGCTGCGTTCTCCTGGTTGGGGCTATTTTCCAACGTCCTCGTTTGGTAATGTTCTCAGCCTGCCCCAGCACGCTGTAGTCCCTGGCTTTCCAGTTGCAAAGTTAGGTTTTTGGGGAATTCAGCTTGTTTAGTGAATAAATGGGATCTGGGTGTGATTTACAGCTCCAGCTCTGTTAGCGTCCAGGGAACACAGGGGCTTGGGGAGGTCTCTGAGCGGGCACCTCGATGAGCTACAGTGGCTTATGTTCCTCCTCCAAGTCTGTCTTTTGAGCCCATGCTGCTGGAGTGCCCAGCTACAGCCTGCTGCTCAGATGGTTGGCTCACCAAGACAAGCCGTTCAGATACCCATCTGTCACTCGTGGTCTTTCCTGGCCTCCAAACAAGCAGAAAGCAGGCTGGTCCCAGTGTCTGCCCTGCGTTTTCTTGAGCGGTAGTTTTGCTGTGAGACATGGCACGTGGTGGCGGCGAGACCTGGGGCTGTGCTTGCTGCCCTCTGCTGTCCTTGGGACCCAGCAGAGCAAGAGCGCTTCAGGGTCGAGTCGCTCCTTGGTTTCGGTGCAAGACTTGGAGGTGAGAAGAAGACAGGAGGAAGGCAGAtaagccacttttttttccctttttttttttttttttttttttgtggactGTTACTTTTTTCAGGCTGTGGAGCAACGAATTCGAGAGGAACAGCGAATGATGGATGAGAAGATCGTCTTGGAACTGGACCAAAAAGTGATAGACCAGCAGAGCACTCTGGAGAAGGCTGGGGTGTCTGGCTTCTACATCACCACCAACCCACAGGTTGGTGTTTACGCAGGGAGTGTGCGATCTGTCAGGACTCTTGCGttaatatctttatttaaaaaaaaaaaataatcttgctcTTAATGAATTCTGAATAGCTGGGTCGGAAAGAATGATCCGTCCTTTGCCCCATCAGCTGGTGGGCAACGTGCCCTGGGCAGACCTAGGACCGGGTTTGTGACGAAGGAGCAGAAACCCGTTAGACAGGACGACATCCCCAGCTTTCTGCAGTATTTCTCCCAGTGTGGAGGGAAGAGACGCTGTGCCAACAGCCTGCAGCCCTATGACTCTTGAGTGGCTCTGAATAATACTAAACTAAGTGGCTGCGTAGGTTTATCACCTGTACAAATTGCCTTtgagaagttgtttttttactAGGCATCTTGTTAATTCTTGCATGTGATTTGCTGGAGATGATGACTTCAGACTGTGATTAGAAAATTGTTCTCAGTTCCCCCAATGCATCTGCTCTTAAAGCTTGTGAGCAATCACCCgtgtttttctctgttgtctTAACGCCACCgcaggaatgaaaaaataaaacttccacAGTCTCATTGTAATGCCACGGAAGTTTGCAGGGAACGCAGAAACAGGCTGTTCTTAACTCTTGTTTTTTCAGCTGATTAAATTTCACTTTGATAAAGACCTACTAGTGAGAAAAGACAGCTTAGACTGACTTAAACAGGCATTTTCGAAAACCCACACGGTTCCTGGTTGTGTAGCCTTGAACAAGgctcttgtttttcctgtgctgctaTTCCTCATCTGGATAATGCAAGcagctctttctctcccctcctgcccctgcctttTACGTTGCTTTTGTAAGTAATAACTCCTGACAGGGTTCCTTTTTGCTGGGGTTTATGTTTGCCTTTACTATCGCTGGCAAACCCAGACCTTGGCTTGTACCTGTGAATGCCACCAGCGTCTAAGAAATCCCTGCTGGAATCTGCTCTCCACGTGTTTCCCATCAGCTGATGTGTTTCCTCCCGCTCTGTTGTATAAAATGCCTGCTTATGCagttgataatttttttttttttacaaaaatagatttttatttccataatgtAATGTCTGCAAGCCTGAGTCACAGAACAGGGTTCACCAAATTAGCTACTCCACCGTGTAGTCTCTCTGCTAGTGGCTTGTGAGCTAAATGTAACTAAAGAACAAGCAGATGGCAAGGAGACCATAAGGTGATGTTGGTAACTACAGGAGACAGTGGTCCCCACTTGATTACGGTCATGGAAAAGGGAGTTTTGGAAGGGGAATGAAATACCTTGAGGGAATTTGATGCACCGGCACAGCAGTGTGTTGCACGTGACTTAAACTCCACTTGGAGAGTACCCAAAGCGATCCCTCCTGCTTCCTGCCCTTCTGGGCTGGAAAAGGATCGTTGAAGATGCTGCTGAAGGATGAGGGGAGGGCTGTGCCAACCCGGGTGGAGCGCGGCTCTGCGTGTGCAGGGGGACGTGGCTGCTCCAGGAGGGGAAACCTGCAGAACTGGTCGGTCCTCGCTGCATTTATCACTACATCATGGTCGAGAAGAAAGAACCTTTCTGAATCCTTAATGAATCGTAAAGCCCTGGGATTCCTAAGACAGCTGAAGTTTGCAGCAGATCTCTTAAGATATTACTGCCCTGTATGTTATAGAAATGCTTAAACAGGTGAAAggctttcttttgtatttgcgtggtttttcttttgttccctgAAGATGCGTAGTTTTTGAGTGGGTGGCACAAGCTAGtcctttctgcttcctcagcAGGGAATGGGATCATCTTCTTCTTGCAAAAGCATCTCTCTCGCTTTGCAGGAGCTGACTTTACAGATGAATTTACTGGAGCTGATTCGGAAGTTACAGCAGAAGGAATCCGAGTCTGAGAAGGCTTTTTCCTGAACGAGCAAATCCACTGTTTACTTTCCAGAGTTTTCTTCTGACTTCCCTCTAAAGAATAGACTGTTAATAATGCATTTGCTTTATATTCTGTCAGGAAGAGGCTACTGGCTGTAGAAGAAATAGCCAAGGCCCTTAGATAGCCTTAGAGCCGGGTCTGGCTGGTCGGGGAGCATCAGGCTGCCCCTCCGGTTCTCGGAGCAAGACGTGTGCTGCATGTCTCACTGCTGCACGTCTCGCTAAGACGAGAGATGCTGGAGGGCGTCGATCTGCCACGTGCAGCCTGCGGCGTCCCGGAGGCCGCTCGCTAAGCCGAGGGAGACCGAGGCAGCAAACCTAGCCTGGCTGTATGTGGGTGACCCCTGCGTTGAGGTGAATCACGCTGAACGGGTGAGCAATGTGATCTCCAAATTGCAATTTCCTCTTTGGATtcaaggaggaggagcaggtgTCTCTGGTGGGGAGTGGGGGAGGTGAGTAGCTGCCGTATGGGACAGGGAAGCAGAGTGGACTCGGTGCCGCCTCGCCATGGCAGATGGTTggcagctggggaagaaagTCCAAAGTTTATCTACAAGATGCTTCTGTGTGTGTTGAGGCAGAAACAGCCTCTTAAACCGACAGGCCCTTCCCAGAGAGACCTCTGGGCAGACACCAGCATCGGCTTTACGGAAGGAGGATTTCAGACGTCTGCCTGGCGGTACTGACTGTGACGTTCGCAGGGTTCCCACCCAACTCGGATAGCGGAGAAGGCTTGAGAGCTTTTGCTTTGTTACGTTAAACCAGTTtccaaatggaaagaaataaaatactctgtCCTGCCTCCCGGGTCTGCAGCTTTCTAAACGTCAAGATTGCGATAACGTTTGTCCAACCCCTGCTCGCTGagtgtggggtttggggtgcgCTGAAGGAATGAAGTTCAAGAGAAGCTGTTGGGGGTGGCTCAGAGACTCAGGCCATCGTGTGTTGAAGGGCTTCGGTTATGCCCAGGTCGCTCTTTAagggttttctgtttttaagggTTACGGTTTGCTCTCACCTGCAccctctgcttttcctgccGCAATCTCTGGTCAGCAGAAGGCAGCGTGAGAAGGTTCAGTAGGCTGAAAGTGGGCTGGGACCCATTGCCCAAGGTATTGTGAACACTGAAGTTTACACGAAAGCTGTCACTGAAGCTAGAGCGAGGGCCAGCTGGGGAACCAGCTGAAGTACGGGAACCTGCAACGGTGGTAGAAGAGCTTGTGGGTGGTAGGGAGAGGTGGGGTGGAGTTGCCCACTGCCATACACAAACACTGAAGATCAGCAGCTACAAGGACCGACGAGGCTTTTGCAAATTGAGGGCTGAGACACCCCCCATTTCCAACGCGGGTGGGTTTTCCTCCCCATGGGAACGTGCTGCTGTGGTTCAGCAGCCTTTGGGGTCTCCACCTCCTGCAGGAAACTCCCCAGCTGGGAAGTGGGCTGATGAGGACCCCGCACCACTGCAGGACCCCCACAAACCACCTCGAGTCGTGCTGCCACTTGATGCTCAGCTGGGAGTCCTGCACCCGACTGCTAAAAAATGGCAAGGAGTGGGCGACGTTCCCCTCTGGAGACACCCACACCTGCCTGTGGGGACGCGTGCAGGCACCCCGGTCTGTGCTGACCACGTGGAGAAAGGATCCACGTCCCTCTGCGTGTTGCCAGAGCCGAGGAGATTGTTTCCCGAGGCGAGGATGAGGAAGGCAGGGATGAACGATGGGCCCTCCTCCAGGAAAGGAGACTGCCTGGATGCCAGGGGGTAGTGCTCCCTCCCAGAAGGAGCCCCCTTCTTGCACACGAGCGCTCTCGTgttggagcagcagcagagcccacGGCGTGGCTGGAGGAGCCCAGGACCCCGCTGGAGGAGCCCAGGACCCCGCGGGCGGCTAACGCCGAGCTCAGGGTTGCTGCCAAGGGTTCAGCTGCAGAGCGGAGCCCACCTCTGGCCAGGAGAGCTGGTCGCTGCCGTCTCCGCTGCCGTTTCTCCCGGGGGCGGCTGGTGCCGGGGACCGCGGCGGGCTGCTCCGGCACTGCCATGACAACGGCAGCTCTCGGGCTTCCCGCTCCCACCATCTGGTTGCGGATGGCTCTGCCAGGCAGCCGATCcaagctgaaattttccatgccTGCAGTCAGGTTGTGGTTCGGAAAGGCTTTCCGTGCGAGATGGAGGGCGGCCAGTCGCGGTTAATTGGTGGAAAAGGTTATCTGAAGGGAGTAAAGCGCCTGGGATAGCTCATGATCGGGGCGTGTTTGGTCAGCACCATTTTAGTGGAGGAAAGCTTGCTCAGCCCCCCCCGAAGCATTGCTGGGCGGTACGACACCAAGGATACACAGATATTTGTCCAAGCAAGTGCCTTTGTGTCACTGGAGGGTGACGCCTTCCTGCAGCCCGGCTGTGCCCGAGCTACTGCGGTTGTTACTGCCGGTGCCAGCTGGGGTCGGACCTGGTGAGAGCGATCCAAGGAGCTGGAAGTGCTGGAAGGACTGCTGGATTTCGGTCATTGGTTCAACCACCCATGCAGCCCCTGAGCTCTCGGGGACCACATGGTTGGGGAGCCCTTTGGTGGCAGCTCAGGTGGCTTCAGCCACCCACGGAGCTGGACCTCAAGTTCCTGCCCAAGGCTCCTTGTGCACCAGAAGACGTGTGGAGAGGGGATGCCCGAGGGGATCAAGGTGCCCGTTCTGGTGCGAGGTGACCGGCAGCAGAGCTATGGCTCTGTTCCAGCCCCATGGTCAcccatcacagaatcacagaatggtttgggttggaagggacctcaaagatcacccagtcccacccctgccatgggcagggacaccctccactagaccacattgcccaaagccccatccaacctggccttgaacactgccagggagccaggggcagccacagcttctctgggcaacctgtgccagggcctcagcactctaacagtaaagaatttctttctaacatcagCTGGAGGAAGGTGAATGATGGGTAGGAGAAAGGGACGAGTCCTGTTTCCTGCTTCCATTTCCTATACTTTGGGCTGATGAGGAGGATGGCGAGGTCCCCTCCACCGAAGGAGGTCACTTCAGCGTGGATGAGGGTGAATTTCTGCACGTGGGAGCCCTTAGTGAGGCACGGTGGGCTCCAAGGTGACCACTGCCACTCAGGAGTGACATTTAGGGTGATGACTGACAGGTCCATGGAAACATCAGTTTTAGTGCTCAGTAGCCATCAGAAAACCAAATAAGATACTGGGAAGTGAGCAGAAAGgatactgaaaaacattttggtgCTGTGAAGTTGCTGGTGCACCAGCACCCAAACACAGGTCCCTTCATCCCAAGAAGGGTGCAGGAGACCTGGACCAGGCGAAAGGCCCTGGGGGCACCAGAGGTCTGGACCACCCACCAGCCAGGCTGGACTCCTCTGTCTGAAAAGGGGGTGCCCAAGAGGGGACACAGTAGAGATAAAACCTGCAGGTGACGTGGAGAGGGACTTTGCTCCTCAAGTACAAGAGCTGGGGTGTTAGATGGAGCCTGCAGAAGGCAGGAGCACGTGGAGCAGGTGACTGCTTGGGAAGGTGAGGCACTTCTAGAAAAGCAACGCATTTTGATTTAGAGATGGAGAGAGGTGACTCCCCTTCTGTGAGCTGCAGATACTTGGAGCCAGGTGGAAGCACCACACACTTTTGCTCAGGTTTTGTGTTCTTGCCCAGGCACCGGCTTTCTGAACTCCCGGGCCAGTTCAAGAGCTCACCTTGCCCTGCTGCCCCTCCGGCCGCTCCCCCCTACGCCTCTGCTGCTTCACGACAAATACCTGAGCGCCGAGCAGGTCCCCGTCCTCCGGGCAGCGGCTCCAGAGAGACCAAAGGGGGGGTAGAGGCAGATTCCTCCTTGGAGCAgccaaggaggagaggagcagggtcTCGGCCCTTCGCTCCATCCAGAACCGCGTCCAGTGGCGGGGATGGGGCTGACTCCGCCGTCCCCTCCGCCCGTGGCTCAGGCCGCAGACGCTCACGCCGGCACACGCACCCCACAGTGCGGTAAGGCCGCGGGCACCCAACGCGATGCGCTCGGTGCGCCGCCAGCAACGTGTCGGCCTGCCCGTGGGGCTCGGGGGTGCCCCCCTCTCCGGTACCCCCCCGCCTCGGCTGGGGACACCCCTGGGCCGGGGCcgccctgcagcatccccgcAGACTCCTGCCCCGGcggccgctccccccccccccccccgcccccgggggGCTCCCCGCAGCCGCCGCGCCGGCCCCCGCCCTTCCGCCGGGCCGGGGAGGCggagccggggcgggcggcggcggcgcggagcaggtgggggccggggccggggccggggccggggccgggg contains the following coding sequences:
- the LOC142604223 gene encoding protein DGCR6 → MERFGAGGGAGGYEAAAEQQLSRQQERHYRLLSELQALVKALPSPCQQRLSYTTLSDLALALLDGTVFEIVQGLLEIQHLTEKNLYSQRLQLHSEHRGLKQELFHRHKEAQQCCRPHNLPLLRAAQQREMEAVEQRIREEQRMMDEKIVLELDQKVIDQQSTLEKAGVSGFYITTNPQELTLQMNLLELIRKLQQKESESEKAFS